A genome region from Bradyrhizobium sp. WSM1417 includes the following:
- a CDS encoding calcium-binding protein — MSKPIIFIDAGYLISLSNLGDLGGAILAKITERYEIHITQPVLGELTGDVSQPISDWLNNRGNYTIDPTPITNRLMSDGAISNAANAGDLSIWEAAKAYESPKVLMDEGFYSKVTNGTSQLSDFINDKQAQSYQDIKDSFRDYFDKNAVAGRETSVDSLRGLQEELGIGDNTVFDALKKLANRVSDFGDQLIEYAKKLSGDESGSVSLPDINGAGAIRSLGGALGLLGLGLAAFDFVESTKKAIAQLGANDRNGAIATEAGMLGRVLGGFYGAELGMGAALGLAAVLFPPGALAELAILGAALVGAYIGAQLGELYMRLIQELGNNIGSALAHLLSPLLRLLGDPLILDLNGDGIHTTSLTGSTVYFDYNSDGFSERTGWVSSSDGILALDANGNGRIDGAVELFGSPTQDGFAVLETFDANGDGVIDANDPVFAKLRVWRDLNQNGVSDDGELQTLAEAGIKSISLVRLAGSGTDAGNTIGYQAVFTREDGTTGVAQTVYFQTDNRDTRTDTTPGFTVAEGVDLLPQLPGSGTIYSIAYKATTDAAFRAAWTSLTDQASSMTPTDLRAGLGSLLLTWAGVDNIDPESRGQFVDARHLAFVEAFFGQPYREVRSGTELRTYPGSSAAGASIESSFEGILAVLEIAFLSQVTRSVVVRGGDIGAAVSSPYFFYTLLELVPPAAGDLQPDTPGNVGMVVDLIAMTMPEHAGAAVTYLERALLGLDGMVGIAFAGDRQAYANAILPHLGGVSDTVLHQIAAHIVDGTAFVGTAAAEGINGTSAQDVFNGGGGGDLLSGSSGSDIYVYNKQDGDLWIKDEGATTDTDRLVLTDLNSTDVTFDRIGDDLLMRIAATGKTVALESFFAGQSIDVLRFADGTEWDRTQLKNVSVYRGDGHNNYIADSGSDDILRGGKGDDYIQIGGGNDTILYSKGDGYDIVHDASGVRSEQDTFVLTDLNPDDIELTRVGAQLLLTVKSTGEYVDFDWFFPTNTGDWATSGRSIDAIRFADGTIWDRAQIQQNAWYRGTDRFDGITGSELNETIEGGKGDDFLEGGTGSDTFVWKKGDGNDQISDASNRVGNPNNPDVDTLWLRDVSAGDVSYSYQGSTLLVTINPTGEIIRVNNFFYGVTSLLDGNAGYWVGIDQIKFQDGSVVDRQQITYNAGRDYLGWNPVVVTNVVQGLIEWQTYWDEFGHEGNIVGGASPGTNDIWNASIYGGLGGVLGTPDALQPNPFHGGGKNTLNGNRGNDVLAGGADADVLYGGDGNDVLYGDNINPSSDDGNDVISGGNGDDTIYGGGGSDSIDGGYGNNYLSGGDGKDYISAGTGNDTFIGGKGDDFLDSRSPSVTGGSGSDLYIYARGDGNDVVSEALDWAGTDVDVLSLTDINSSGVELSRSGDDLFIKIKDTNEVITVIGHFTNRGSDNNAAGQGLEYIRFADAQWDRSQIQQASWIRGTDGRDVLDGTTNSQVNDTFYGGKGDDLIYSGYQSASGSDTFVYARGDGNDTISEQTWNRFGPSETDVLKFTDINSSNVELSRSGSDLLVKIISTNETITIVEQFSEALDAPGIGLESIQFADGEQWNRAQIQQNAWFRGTEGRDIIDARISRWDDTIEAGKGDDIIYTGLQSYSGNDTFIYSKGDGNDTIYENTWRSFSSTESDVLFLKDLQSSEVNLTRSGGDLLVHILSTNETITIVGQFGDSSDMPDSGIEYIRFANGDQWGRSTIYGVATSNAPFFAGTGGNDALTGSSASQNFYGEAGDDRIDGQGGNDLLYGGVGNDTLVLSVSATGDIATINGGVGTDTLDLSGFGSSVWVDLVTNGAEVRTTDQSDLASGTWRDMAQVEQVENITGTAFSDQIAGDAGNNLITGGAGNDVIDARSGDDVVSGDSGDDTLTGGMGKDKLDGGIGADILNGGLDSDILIGGAGNDVLTGGTGGDIFVVGVGDGSDTVTDFIAGSGTDHDMVRFDRTMFADFASVVAAASQVGSDVVISLGNGDSLTLQNVDLAALTVDNFEFRRLGNEAPTGITLTGGTVQENAAGGTVVATLGAVDAGDGGAHSFSIVGMDDLFEVVGNQIRVKDGAILDFESQSQHTLTVKVLDDDGMSATSTIVIGITDQVETVAGTSGNDVLAGGAGSDILIGSAGADRVSGGNGSDEYRYNLGDGSDRIVDSAGSADIDRLVLGSGIDPATIKVGRSSLDNSDIVLQLANGETVVLQDQLSASAGAGVEQIVFASGAIWSRSDLLGRLDSHLFIGGSDTRALVGSGAADVFVAGSAAETLTGYGGSDTYRVGASADSVIISEDAEDGTDRIELVGLNAADMTFIQRGADLVVKNKANGHTTTITNQFSFAPTGVEQVAFADGTVWDKTQIASHSVLPNAAGNYTIVGTSEDDTLQPGAGNDLIQGGAGSDSIIYALGDGSDTINDGYNAASQVDVLKFVDLRSGDLVFSRQGADLTIAIPGAGDTITVQGQFTSASEYWGLERIQFSDGSVWDRDAIATAAWIRGTGAAETLNGFATADTLDGGAGADTMIGGDSGDTYIYHVGSGNDIIQESSADSGTDVVKLVGLNASDVSFGQGGNDLFIQIKSSAEVLRVQGQFNGTSGIEQVLFADGTRWDRAQIVNASQLAGTGSNDSITLPADGATVDAGAGDDTLSVSGNGADRIVFYKGAGHDTLDNPGGGYLRADILDLTDILPSEVLLTRSGNQLILGVPSTGDSFTALAQFNGDSYGLGSIRFADGTVWDRTAITAKAWLRGTSGNDSIGLPATGVTVDAGAGDDVISVSGNGSDRIIFGSGYGHDTLTNPGSGYNRDDTLVLKDLNPADVQLSRNGDAMTLKVLSTGDTFVVSFQFWGDGSQIQGLTNIQFADGTNWGRATIADNAWIRGTVNGETLSGLSSNDTILGDLGNDRLQGRDGSDTYVYRSGDGNDEIDDQSASMTDVDTIKFTDLNASDIVLSRSGNTLFATVTATGATIQIDNQFYSSSAYYGVERLLFANGDSWDLPTINGNAWFRGTVGNDSISAASSNDTILGDLGNDRLQGRDGSDTYVYRSGDGNDEIDDQSASMTDVDTIKFTDLNASDIVLSRSGNTLFATVTATGATIQIDNQFYSSSAYYGVEKLLFANGDSWDLPTINANAWFRGTSGNDSLNGASSADTLFGGIGNDYLQGNDGSDTYLYRSGDGNDEIADRSDSVTDIDTLKFADLNASDITLSRSNNALLVRVNSTGATITVDDHFYSQTANWGIEKLLFADGSSWNSSNIADATSTFTWVGSATNATLAGNEYGLNIFQIGTGAEMVYGGARSNVYQITTSTGQAQINLSSAAGSTNEVDFLSGITDQNLWFEQSGNDLKIDLLGTTTNTTISNWFSGSAGALQEITAGGLKIDSQISQLVQAMSTYSANNTGFDPTSSSMHALPSDSALQSAVSAAWHA, encoded by the coding sequence ATGTCTAAGCCGATCATTTTCATTGATGCGGGCTATCTTATCAGCCTTTCAAATCTTGGCGATCTTGGAGGTGCCATTCTCGCGAAGATAACCGAGAGATACGAGATACACATCACCCAGCCGGTCTTGGGCGAGCTCACCGGCGACGTTAGCCAGCCCATAAGCGACTGGCTAAACAATAGGGGCAACTACACTATTGATCCGACGCCCATTACGAACAGGCTCATGTCCGATGGCGCAATCTCCAACGCTGCTAATGCCGGTGACTTATCGATATGGGAAGCGGCCAAAGCCTATGAGAGCCCGAAGGTCCTTATGGATGAAGGCTTCTACTCGAAAGTAACCAATGGGACGTCGCAGCTCAGCGACTTCATCAACGACAAGCAAGCTCAATCTTATCAAGATATCAAAGACTCGTTTAGAGACTATTTCGACAAGAACGCGGTAGCAGGGCGTGAAACGAGTGTAGATTCTCTCCGGGGACTTCAGGAAGAGTTGGGGATTGGCGACAATACGGTTTTTGATGCGCTTAAGAAGCTCGCGAACAGGGTTTCCGATTTCGGCGATCAATTGATCGAGTACGCCAAGAAGCTTTCTGGAGATGAATCCGGCTCTGTCAGTCTGCCCGATATAAATGGGGCGGGGGCTATCCGTTCGCTCGGCGGTGCGCTCGGATTGCTCGGGCTCGGCTTGGCCGCTTTTGATTTTGTCGAGAGCACGAAGAAGGCGATCGCGCAGCTAGGGGCTAACGATAGAAACGGAGCCATTGCAACAGAAGCCGGGATGCTTGGGCGAGTGCTCGGCGGCTTCTATGGTGCTGAACTCGGCATGGGAGCTGCCTTGGGTCTCGCGGCGGTTCTGTTCCCGCCAGGGGCTCTTGCTGAGCTGGCGATCTTGGGCGCTGCATTGGTGGGCGCCTATATTGGAGCCCAGCTCGGTGAACTGTACATGCGTCTCATTCAGGAGCTTGGAAACAACATCGGCTCGGCACTGGCCCATCTCCTCTCGCCGCTGCTTAGGCTTCTCGGCGATCCTTTGATCTTGGACCTGAATGGCGACGGCATTCACACCACCAGCCTCACGGGCTCGACCGTCTATTTCGACTACAATAGCGACGGTTTTTCCGAGCGCACTGGTTGGGTCTCGTCTAGTGATGGGATACTTGCGCTTGATGCGAATGGGAACGGTCGAATTGACGGCGCTGTCGAGCTTTTCGGTTCACCCACGCAAGATGGGTTCGCAGTGCTGGAAACTTTCGACGCCAACGGGGACGGGGTAATCGATGCAAATGATCCAGTCTTCGCCAAGTTGCGTGTGTGGCGCGATCTAAATCAGAACGGCGTTTCAGATGATGGGGAGTTGCAGACCCTCGCAGAAGCGGGGATCAAATCGATCTCGCTCGTCCGTCTGGCCGGTTCCGGGACTGATGCGGGGAACACCATCGGATATCAAGCCGTGTTCACACGCGAAGACGGTACCACAGGTGTCGCGCAGACTGTTTATTTTCAGACAGACAACAGGGATACACGAACAGACACGACTCCAGGCTTTACAGTAGCTGAGGGCGTTGATCTGCTGCCTCAGCTTCCGGGTTCGGGCACGATCTATTCAATTGCTTACAAAGCCACCACTGATGCCGCGTTTCGCGCTGCCTGGACGTCGCTGACAGATCAGGCGTCGTCGATGACCCCGACTGATCTGCGCGCAGGATTGGGCTCCCTTTTGCTCACGTGGGCCGGGGTCGATAACATCGATCCGGAGAGCCGCGGGCAATTTGTCGATGCCCGTCATCTTGCCTTTGTCGAGGCCTTCTTTGGCCAACCTTATCGCGAGGTTCGGTCCGGAACCGAATTACGCACCTATCCCGGATCTTCTGCGGCAGGCGCGAGCATTGAGTCCAGCTTTGAAGGTATCCTGGCAGTCCTCGAGATCGCATTCCTTTCGCAGGTGACGAGGAGCGTGGTTGTGCGCGGTGGAGATATCGGCGCTGCTGTAAGCAGTCCCTATTTCTTCTATACGTTGCTTGAGCTTGTGCCGCCCGCGGCTGGCGATCTGCAGCCAGATACGCCAGGCAATGTCGGTATGGTTGTCGATTTGATCGCGATGACGATGCCCGAGCACGCTGGAGCCGCGGTAACTTATCTTGAACGGGCTCTGTTAGGTCTGGATGGGATGGTGGGTATCGCCTTTGCCGGCGACCGGCAGGCCTACGCGAATGCCATCCTTCCGCATCTGGGCGGTGTCTCGGATACGGTCCTGCATCAAATAGCAGCTCACATTGTTGACGGAACCGCCTTTGTTGGAACTGCCGCGGCAGAAGGCATCAACGGTACCTCCGCGCAAGACGTATTCAACGGTGGCGGTGGGGGTGACCTGCTCAGTGGCAGCAGTGGCAGCGACATCTACGTCTACAACAAGCAGGATGGCGATCTCTGGATCAAGGATGAAGGTGCTACGACCGATACCGACCGCCTGGTTCTTACCGATCTGAATTCAACCGATGTCACGTTCGACCGTATCGGCGACGATCTGCTGATGCGGATTGCGGCAACGGGCAAGACGGTCGCTCTCGAGAGCTTCTTTGCCGGTCAGAGCATTGACGTCTTGCGATTTGCCGACGGCACGGAATGGGACCGCACCCAGCTCAAGAACGTGAGCGTCTATCGGGGCGATGGTCACAACAACTACATTGCGGATTCGGGGTCGGACGACATCCTCCGCGGCGGCAAGGGTGACGACTACATCCAGATCGGTGGAGGCAACGATACTATCCTCTACAGCAAAGGGGACGGCTACGATATCGTTCATGACGCATCGGGTGTTCGGAGCGAGCAAGATACATTCGTCCTGACCGATCTCAATCCTGATGACATCGAGTTGACTCGCGTCGGCGCGCAGCTGCTGCTCACGGTTAAATCGACCGGCGAATACGTCGATTTTGACTGGTTCTTCCCGACCAATACCGGCGACTGGGCCACCAGCGGTCGCAGCATCGACGCAATCAGGTTTGCGGATGGCACGATTTGGGACCGTGCGCAGATCCAGCAGAATGCCTGGTATCGCGGCACGGACCGTTTTGACGGCATCACGGGCTCGGAACTCAATGAGACGATCGAGGGCGGCAAGGGCGACGATTTTCTGGAGGGAGGGACGGGGAGCGACACTTTCGTCTGGAAGAAGGGCGACGGCAACGACCAGATCTCCGATGCTTCCAACAGGGTCGGCAATCCCAACAATCCGGACGTCGATACGCTCTGGTTGCGGGATGTTTCTGCAGGAGATGTCAGCTACTCTTACCAGGGCAGTACGCTCCTCGTCACGATCAACCCGACCGGGGAGATCATCAGAGTCAATAACTTCTTCTACGGCGTAACTAGCCTACTGGACGGAAACGCGGGCTACTGGGTGGGTATCGACCAGATCAAGTTTCAGGATGGCTCGGTCGTCGACCGGCAGCAGATTACTTACAATGCGGGTCGCGACTATCTTGGCTGGAATCCGGTCGTGGTCACCAACGTGGTCCAAGGATTGATCGAGTGGCAGACCTACTGGGACGAATTCGGCCATGAAGGCAACATCGTCGGTGGTGCGTCCCCGGGAACCAACGATATCTGGAACGCCTCGATCTATGGTGGCCTCGGCGGGGTGCTTGGCACTCCGGACGCATTGCAACCGAATCCTTTCCATGGCGGCGGCAAGAACACGCTGAACGGCAACAGGGGCAACGACGTCCTGGCCGGCGGTGCCGATGCGGACGTGCTCTACGGCGGTGACGGCAATGACGTCCTCTATGGCGACAACATCAATCCGTCGTCAGACGACGGCAATGATGTGATCTCCGGCGGCAACGGTGACGACACGATCTATGGCGGCGGCGGCTCCGATTCCATCGACGGCGGCTACGGCAACAACTACCTCTCTGGCGGCGATGGCAAGGACTACATTTCCGCCGGCACCGGAAACGACACTTTCATTGGCGGCAAGGGCGACGACTTCCTGGACAGCCGCTCTCCCTCGGTCACGGGCGGAAGCGGAAGCGATCTCTACATCTACGCGCGGGGCGACGGCAACGACGTGGTTTCCGAGGCGCTGGATTGGGCCGGCACTGATGTCGATGTCCTGTCGCTCACCGACATCAATTCCAGTGGTGTCGAGTTGTCGCGCTCGGGTGATGATCTCTTTATCAAGATCAAGGACACCAATGAAGTCATCACAGTCATTGGCCATTTCACCAACCGTGGCTCGGACAACAACGCTGCCGGTCAGGGGCTGGAGTACATCCGGTTCGCCGATGCGCAGTGGGATCGAAGCCAAATTCAGCAGGCATCGTGGATCCGCGGCACGGATGGCCGCGATGTCTTGGATGGTACAACGAACAGTCAGGTCAATGACACCTTCTATGGCGGAAAGGGCGACGACCTCATCTACTCGGGCTATCAGTCCGCCAGTGGAAGCGACACGTTCGTCTATGCAAGAGGGGACGGCAACGACACCATCAGCGAGCAGACTTGGAACCGTTTTGGCCCATCCGAGACCGACGTCCTAAAGTTCACCGACATCAACAGCTCCAACGTCGAGCTTTCCCGCTCGGGCAGCGACCTGCTGGTCAAGATCATTTCGACGAACGAGACGATCACAATCGTCGAACAGTTTTCCGAGGCTCTGGATGCGCCGGGGATCGGCCTTGAATCGATCCAGTTCGCAGATGGCGAGCAATGGAATCGCGCCCAGATCCAGCAGAATGCCTGGTTCCGAGGTACCGAGGGACGTGACATCATCGACGCCCGCATTAGCCGCTGGGATGACACGATCGAAGCCGGCAAGGGCGACGACATCATCTACACGGGCTTGCAGAGCTACAGCGGCAACGACACCTTCATTTACTCGAAGGGCGACGGCAACGACACCATCTACGAAAATACCTGGCGCTCTTTCTCCTCGACTGAGAGCGACGTTCTGTTCCTGAAGGACCTCCAGAGCTCGGAGGTGAACCTGACCCGCTCCGGTGGCGATCTGTTGGTGCACATCCTGTCGACCAACGAGACGATCACCATCGTCGGCCAGTTCGGAGATAGCTCGGATATGCCGGATTCCGGTATCGAATATATCCGCTTTGCCAACGGCGACCAGTGGGGCCGCTCCACCATATACGGCGTTGCGACCAGCAACGCTCCGTTCTTCGCCGGCACGGGTGGCAACGATGCCCTGACCGGCTCGAGCGCCAGCCAGAATTTCTATGGCGAGGCCGGCGACGACCGGATCGACGGGCAGGGCGGCAACGATCTCCTCTATGGCGGGGTCGGTAACGATACCCTCGTGCTCAGCGTCAGCGCCACCGGCGATATCGCCACCATCAACGGTGGGGTGGGGACCGATACGCTCGATCTCAGCGGTTTCGGCTCGTCGGTGTGGGTCGATCTCGTCACCAACGGCGCCGAAGTGCGCACGACCGACCAAAGCGATCTCGCCAGCGGGACTTGGCGCGACATGGCTCAGGTCGAGCAGGTCGAAAACATCACGGGCACGGCGTTCTCCGATCAGATCGCGGGCGATGCCGGCAACAATTTGATTACAGGCGGCGCAGGCAACGACGTGATCGACGCGCGTTCCGGCGACGATGTCGTCTCCGGCGACAGCGGTGACGACACGCTGACCGGCGGCATGGGCAAGGACAAGCTCGACGGCGGCATCGGTGCCGACATCCTGAATGGCGGGCTCGACAGCGACATTCTGATCGGCGGCGCCGGCAATGACGTCCTGACGGGTGGCACAGGCGGCGACATATTTGTGGTCGGCGTCGGGGACGGGTCGGACACGGTCACGGATTTCATAGCGGGAAGCGGGACGGACCACGACATGGTGCGGTTCGACCGCACCATGTTTGCCGATTTCGCTTCGGTCGTCGCGGCTGCGTCGCAGGTTGGCAGCGATGTCGTCATCTCCTTGGGGAATGGCGACAGCCTCACTTTGCAGAATGTCGATCTTGCTGCGTTGACTGTGGACAATTTCGAGTTCCGCCGGCTTGGCAACGAGGCTCCTACGGGAATTACGCTCACCGGTGGCACCGTGCAGGAGAATGCCGCTGGCGGAACGGTGGTGGCGACGCTGGGGGCAGTCGATGCCGGTGATGGCGGCGCGCACAGCTTCAGCATCGTAGGCATGGATGATCTGTTCGAGGTCGTGGGCAACCAGATCCGTGTCAAGGACGGCGCCATCCTCGATTTCGAGTCGCAGTCGCAGCACACGTTGACCGTGAAGGTCCTCGACGATGACGGCATGTCCGCCACGTCGACAATCGTGATCGGCATCACCGACCAGGTCGAGACAGTTGCGGGGACCTCGGGCAACGACGTTCTGGCCGGCGGAGCGGGTTCCGATATCCTGATCGGCAGCGCCGGTGCTGATCGCGTCAGTGGCGGCAACGGTTCAGACGAATACCGTTACAATCTCGGGGACGGCAGCGATCGCATCGTCGACAGTGCTGGCAGCGCCGACATCGATCGCCTCGTGCTCGGGAGCGGAATCGATCCCGCCACGATCAAGGTCGGACGGTCGTCGCTCGATAATTCCGATATCGTGCTGCAGCTTGCGAACGGCGAGACCGTCGTGCTCCAGGACCAACTTTCGGCGTCCGCCGGAGCAGGCGTCGAACAGATCGTCTTCGCCAGTGGTGCGATCTGGAGCCGATCCGACCTGCTCGGTCGGTTGGACAGCCACCTGTTCATCGGTGGTTCCGATACCCGGGCTTTGGTGGGCTCGGGCGCGGCCGACGTCTTTGTTGCCGGAAGTGCCGCCGAAACCCTGACCGGGTACGGCGGCAGCGATACCTACCGGGTAGGTGCCAGCGCCGACAGCGTGATCATTTCGGAAGATGCCGAGGACGGCACGGATCGGATCGAGCTTGTCGGCCTCAATGCCGCCGACATGACGTTCATTCAGCGCGGAGCCGACCTCGTCGTCAAGAACAAGGCGAACGGCCATACCACGACGATCACCAATCAGTTCAGCTTCGCTCCGACCGGCGTCGAGCAGGTCGCGTTTGCTGACGGGACCGTCTGGGACAAGACCCAGATCGCTTCTCATTCCGTACTGCCGAATGCAGCGGGCAACTATACGATCGTCGGGACTTCGGAGGATGATACGCTCCAGCCCGGAGCCGGAAACGACTTGATCCAGGGAGGCGCCGGCAGCGACTCAATCATCTATGCCCTGGGTGATGGCAGTGACACCATCAACGATGGCTACAATGCCGCGTCACAGGTTGATGTCCTGAAGTTCGTGGATTTGCGGTCCGGCGACCTGGTGTTCTCTAGGCAAGGGGCCGATCTGACGATCGCGATTCCAGGTGCTGGAGACACGATCACCGTCCAAGGGCAATTCACCTCCGCCAGCGAATACTGGGGGCTGGAGCGAATTCAGTTCTCAGACGGCTCCGTCTGGGATCGCGACGCAATTGCCACCGCAGCATGGATTCGCGGCACCGGCGCGGCGGAGACGCTGAACGGCTTTGCGACGGCCGATACGCTGGACGGCGGAGCTGGCGCGGACACGATGATCGGCGGTGACAGTGGCGATACCTACATCTATCACGTCGGCTCCGGTAACGACATCATCCAAGAGAGCAGTGCGGACTCCGGTACGGACGTGGTGAAGCTCGTGGGGCTCAACGCTTCTGACGTAAGCTTTGGCCAGGGCGGCAATGACCTGTTCATCCAGATCAAATCGTCGGCCGAAGTGCTGAGGGTTCAGGGTCAGTTCAACGGGACGAGCGGCATCGAGCAAGTTCTGTTCGCTGATGGGACGCGGTGGGATCGTGCACAGATCGTCAACGCATCCCAGTTGGCGGGAACGGGCAGCAACGATTCCATCACATTGCCAGCCGACGGTGCGACCGTTGATGCCGGGGCAGGTGATGATACTCTCAGTGTCAGTGGTAACGGCGCCGATCGGATTGTCTTCTATAAAGGCGCCGGCCACGACACGCTCGACAATCCCGGCGGAGGATACCTACGCGCCGACATTCTCGATCTCACGGACATCCTTCCATCAGAGGTCCTGCTCACGAGATCAGGCAACCAGCTCATTCTCGGTGTGCCGTCAACCGGAGACAGCTTCACCGCCCTCGCGCAGTTCAATGGTGACAGCTATGGACTCGGCAGCATCAGATTCGCGGACGGCACCGTCTGGGACCGCACGGCGATCACTGCGAAGGCGTGGCTTCGTGGGACGTCAGGAAACGATTCTATCGGGCTTCCGGCCACGGGGGTTACGGTCGATGCGGGCGCTGGCGATGACGTGATAAGCGTTTCTGGCAACGGGTCGGACCGCATCATTTTCGGCAGCGGCTATGGGCACGACACCCTCACTAACCCGGGTTCGGGCTATAATCGCGACGATACGCTTGTTCTGAAAGACCTGAATCCGGCGGATGTCCAGCTCAGCCGGAATGGCGATGCCATGACGCTCAAGGTGCTGTCGACGGGCGACACCTTTGTGGTGAGCTTCCAGTTCTGGGGCGATGGAAGCCAGATCCAGGGCCTGACGAACATTCAGTTTGCTGATGGCACGAACTGGGGTCGTGCGACGATTGCTGACAATGCCTGGATCCGCGGGACGGTTAACGGAGAAACGCTCTCCGGGTTGTCGTCGAACGACACAATTCTCGGCGACCTTGGAAACGACCGTCTGCAGGGCCGGGATGGTTCCGATACCTACGTCTACAGGTCGGGGGACGGGAATGACGAGATCGATGATCAATCGGCCTCGATGACCGACGTCGATACGATCAAGTTCACCGACCTGAATGCGAGCGATATCGTCCTGAGCCGCTCGGGCAACACCTTGTTTGCAACGGTCACCGCGACCGGTGCCACCATTCAGATCGACAATCAGTTTTACTCCTCAAGCGCCTATTACGGCGTGGAGCGGCTTCTGTTCGCCAACGGCGACAGTTGGGATCTTCCGACGATAAATGGAAATGCTTGGTTCCGCGGGACGGTCGGCAACGACTCGATCTCCGCTGCGTCGTCGAACGACACAATCCTCGGTGACCTTGGAAACGACCGTCTGCAGGGCCGGGATGGCTCCGATACCTACGTCTACAGGTCGGGGGATGGGAATGACGAGATCGATGATCAATCGGCCTCGATGACCGACGTCGATACGATCAAGTTCACCGACCTGAACGCGAGCGATATCGTCCTGAGCCGCTCGGGCAACACCTTGTTTGCAACGGTCACCGCGACCGGTGCCACCATTCAGATCGACAATCAGTTTTACTCCTCAAGCGCCTATTACGGCGTGGAGAAGCTGCTGTTCGCCAACGGCGACAGTTGGGATCTTCCGACGATCAATGCGAACGCCTGGTTTCGTGGGACATCTGGCAACGACTCGCTAAATGGAGCTTCGTCGGCTGACACGCTCTTTGGTGGCATAGGAAATGACTACCTGCAGGGCAACGACGGCTCTGATACGTACCTCTACAGATCCGGAGACGGTAACGACGAGATCGCTGACAGGTCCGACTCCGTGACCGATATTGACACCCTGAAGTTCGCTGATCTGAATGCGAGCGACATCACCCTCAGCCGCTCCAACAATGCTCTGCTCGTTAGGGTGAATTCAACCGGCGCAACGATTACGGTCGACGATCACTTCTACTCGCAGACCGCCAATTGGGGCATCGAGAAGCTGCTGTTTGCCGATGGAAGCAGCTGGAACAGCTCCAACATCGCCGATGCCACGTCAACCTTCACCTGGGTTGGTAGTGCGACGAATGCGACGCTCGCGGGCAACGAGTATGGCTTGAACATCTTTCAGATCGGCACTGGCGCCGAAATGGTTTATGGCGGAGCCAGGAGCAATGTGTACCAGATCACGACAAGTACAGGACAAGCTCAGATAAACCTGTCGTCAGCGGCCGGCTCGACGAACGAAGTCGATTTTCTGAGCGGTATCACCGATCAGAATCTCTGGTTTGAACAATCCGGCAACGATCTGAAGATCGATCTCCTGGGCACCACTACCAACACGACGATCAGCAACTGGTTTTCGGGAAGCGCTGGTGCGTTGCAGGAGATCACCGCCGGAGGTCTCAAAATCGACAGCCAGATCTCGCAGCTGGTCCAGGCGATGTCGACATATTCGGCCAACAACACTGGGTTTGATCCGACAAGCTCCAGCATGCATGCGCTGCCAAGTGATAGTGCACTCCAATCCGCGGTCAGTGCAGCTTGGCACGCCTGA